The DNA sequence gagggatccccaggcgttcccagaccagtcgagaggaatagtctctccaacgtgtcctgggtcttcccgggggtctcctaccggacggacatgccctgaacacctcataagggaggtgtccagggggcatcctaactagatgcctaagccacctcatctggctcctctcaacgtggaggagcagcggctctactccgagctcctcccggatggcagagcttctcaccctatctctaagggagagcccagccaccctatggaggaagctcattttggccgcttgtacccgtgatcttgttctttcggtcattacccaaagctcatgaccataagtgagggtaggaacgaaaaTCAACCAGTCTACGGACCAGTGCAGAGCCcacattactgcggacgccgcaccgatccgcctgtcgatctcctgctccattcttccctcacttgtgaacaagaccccgaggtacttgaacttctccacttggggcaggatctcctccttgacccggagaaggcactccacctttttccggttgagaaccatggcctcggatttggacatgctgattttcatcccagctgcttcacatgcggcggggaaccgatccagtgatagttggaggtcacgggccgatgacgccaacaggaccacatcatctgcaaaaagcagagacccgatcctgaggtcaccaaaccgtaCCCCCTccacaccatgactgcacctagaaattctgtccataaaaataatgaacagaatcggtgacaaagggaagccctggcggagaccaaccctcaccggaaacaagttcgacttactgccagcaatgcggaccaaactctgacaccgatcgtacagggagcggacggcccgtatcagcgggcccgacaccccatactctcagaggaccccccacaggaccccccgagggacacggtcaaatgccttctccaagtccacaaaacacatgtggactggttgggcaaactctcatgcaccctcgaagaccctgctgagggtgtagagctggtccactgttccacgaccaggacgaaaaccacattgctcctcctgaatccaagGTTCGACTAcctggcggaccctcctctccagtacccctgaatagaccttaccagggaggctgaggagtgtgatccccctatagttggaacacaccctccggtcccccctTCTTAAatccaatccagcggcactgcccccgatgtccacgcaatgttgcagaatcgagtcaaccacgacagccctacagcatccagagccttaaggaactctgggtggatctcatccacccccggggctgaagttgccaaggtagtcaaaaaactcctcggtggcaaggccccggagatatgagagcctatccccaggtcctacttcctcactggaaggcgtgttggtgggattgaggaggtcctcgaagtataccttccaccgatccacaacatcccgagttgaggtcagcagcacaccatcaccactatacacagtgttgacagtgcactacttccccttcctcagacgcctgatggtggtccagaaccttttcgaggccgtccgaaagtcgttctccatggcctcaccgaactcttcccatgcctgGGTCTTTgtctcggcaacagccgtagctacactccgcttggcctgccggtacctatctgctgcctcaggagtcccacaggccagtaaggccagatacgactccttcttcagcttgacggcatccctcactgctggtgtccaccagcgggttcgggcattgccgccatgacaggcaccaaccacttTGGTGCCACagcaaagctctcccggaggtgtgagttgaagctccttctgacaggagactctgccaggcgttcccagcagaccctcacaacacgtttgggcctgccgggtctgtccggcatccttccccaccacctgagccaactcaccaccaggtggtgatcagttgacaactccgcccctctcttcacccgagtgtcctccaggtcctccaggtcacactgtcattgccaacgtgagcattgaagtcacccaggaggacgagggagcccccagaaggagcactctccagcactccctctaaggactccaaaaagggtggatacgctgaactgctgtttgggccataggcacaaacaacagtcaggatccgtccccccacccgaaggcgaagggaggctaccctctcatccaccggggtaaactccaatatacaggcactgagctggggagtaacgagaattgccacccctgcccgtcgcctctcaccatcggcaactccagagtggtagagagtccaacccctctcgagaagactgcttccagagcccttgctgtgcatCAAGGTGAGGCCATCTATATCTAGTCGGaccttctcaacctcgcgcaccaactcaggctcctttcccaccagagaggtgacattcccctagagccagtttatgcagccggggatcagaccgccaaggtccctgcctttggccgctacccaaaacacaatgcacctgacccccttggcccctcctgcaggtggtgagcccacgggaagggggtcccatgttgcctcttcgggctgtgccatgggcagagggccggccaccaggcgctcgccaaacatgccccacccccaggcctggctccaggaggggaccccggtgacccgcatcctgggcaagggaaacttggcaccaatgttgtttttcatcatgagggggtcctgggctatgctttgtctgatccctcacctaggacctgtttggcatgggtggccctaccaggggcatatagccccagacaacggagctcctaggatcattgggacacgcaaacccctccaccacgataaggtggtagcccaatGTGCACTTCACTATTAATTAATTAGAGCTGCTAAGGAAAATGTGATAGTGTGGTTGAGTTTAAGTGTTCAAGAGAAATGATCCATCACATGTCTTGGAAGGTGTGTGAGCGTTTGGAAGAGGAGCgaagaagcagagaggagctgcgtGGTGGGTTAGAGAAAGAGATAGAGGAGCTGAGGACAAACCTCAGAGATGCAACCAATGAGGTAAGAGCTCATGTTGCAATTCATTACATGCACCTTTATCACCTGAGTTCAGAGCTGAGAAGGATCTCTGTGCTCTCAGGTGTGTAGGCTGGAGTCAGTGATGAAGCagcgagacaggaaagaaaaggtgGCCTCTGAGGCTGTGTCCTCATGTGGACCTAAGTGTTCCCGGCTTGAGGATGAGCTCCAGCAGTCACGCAGTCGACTGGCCCGGATacaagaggaggcagagaggcagcGTGATAGGCAGCAGCGGGAGATTACATCCCTGAGAGCTGACAAACACcggctggaggagaaggtgcTGGAACAGAGCCGGTTAAATGCAGAGAGGAGTCTTCTAGACCAGAACCAGCGGCACACCGAGGAACAGATGAGGTCTGCCAGAAAGGCTTTGGCAAATATTCACCATGTCTTCACTTTTGTGAAATTACTGAAAAAACAGAGGGGTAAAAGGCAACAAAAAGTTGAGCTGAAGATCCTTTGTGATACTTCatgtaattgtttttttgtcaGACATTATCACATACAATCAGAAAATGACCAGTTTCTGGTTCAAAATGCCACCACAGCTTGTGTGATGCCTTCATTTGGTTTTAGGGATAACTTCAGTTAAGACAGTGAAACTCAATGTGTTCTAATCAAAGAGTAGCATCAACAACACTGATGGAAAGGCAGTGAAAAGGGGTTCTACATGTAGGTTAACTCTGCTTCTGTGCACCAGGGCGGAGTGTGAAGATCGTCTGAGAGCCGAGTTCAGGATAGAGATGAACGCTGCCATGGCAGAGAGTGAGCAGAGATGGCAGGGCAaagagcaggagctgcagagccagaTCTCTGAGTTGCAGAGCCAACTGAGCAGGCAGCAGTCCCAGGTGGGTGTCCTTCCAACTGCCGAGCTCAGCTTTAAAAGgaacaaacatttattttttataaccACCGTTAGGGGTGTGGCTGTCCTGAATGTTTAGGTTAGTAAAAGGTGTTTACTATACTCTGCACATCTTAATGCTGCCACACctgagggaaaaaacaacaacacctaATAATGTAAATGGGATGTGATGGCTTAATGTGTTTGTTATGGCTAAGaggacagtccccccccccccccccccccccccccccccccccccccccgcccccccaagaaaaaaaagaagaatttaatccagagcagcacagagaaaaaAATCCCTTAGTGAAAAATTGGAACAAGCAAATATTTGGCATTATGCTTAAAAACAAGTGACaggattatatatatatatatatatatatatatatatatatatatatatatatatatatatatatatatatatttaaagttGGCAATGAACCTAACAAAGAAAGTTCTGCTTCCCTCTGATCCTCAGTGAGTCACACCTCCTGAGATTATTTCTGCTTTGTGCTTGTGGAATGTGCAGCGAGACCTACATAGAATGTTCTGGCTAACGACCTTGTGGTTTTCACCTCTGCTGAAATTTGTGGTGGTAGATGTTTGTGAAAAAAATTAGTGCTACAAACTGTGATGTGTAGTTTAAAAGGTGTGGAAGGACGAACAGCTCTTGAAGCCACTAAAGGATAAATATGGGCATATTTTTATCCCAAGCTACATAATTTCccaaacaacagcaaaaaaaagtgACAAGTGTTCTTTTTCAAAGTAGCCTGTTCATTAAGCTGCTGAGCAGACTGAGGTGGCTGTGCTCTACTTTAGTTAACGAAATCTGTACATGTCTGCAAAGTGGAAAACTAATAGCTGCATCTCTACTTAATTTGACTCCAAACAGTCACTTTATTACCTCAGAATTGCATTGGcagctttttaaaatccttcactGGATACTTGTGGCCAATGCAGGCAGAGAAAAAGAAGGCGGCACAGGGAGACGATGGCCATGGCAACCCTGAAATTGACAGGCTGAGAAAAGAGGTGCAAGATACCAAGGAGATAAACAAGAAACTAAGAGAGCTGTTGCAGGTAACTTCTGAGGACAATATTGAATATATTCAGACATCCATGTAACATAAAGTTAATCTGAACAGTTCATCTGCAGGCTCAACTAGTTTAACAGCAAATCTTTGTGTGTCAGGAGCCCCAAAACCAGTCTTTATCTGCAGAGAGACACAATCACACTGTGGCTCTGCAGGTGTTGGAGAGGCAGGCAAAGGAGGATGTGTTGTCAGAGAGGAACAGACTGCAGACAATGCTCCAGCTAGAGCTGGGTAACACacggacacacggacacacacagacacacatttccTTGAACAAAAGCATAAAAACTGATGGTAATGTAACACACATATTCCTGCATTACCACACGAGCATACAGACACATGCAATATACACACAGATTATAAATTCAACCCTGAAGTTGCTATTGCCATGGATACacttcaccatggcaacagcagaagaCTACATGTAACAGTAAGGCAGATTAattttgtttcctgtgtgtgtgtgtgtgtgtgtgtgtgtgtgtgtgacatcagatAAACAGCGAGCAGAGTTGACCCAACAGCACACAGAATGGAGCAAACAGATGACACAGCGACACATGAAACAAATTGAAGACCTACAGGATCAACTACAAGcgcacacacagatgatggCTCTAcaacaggtaacacacacacatacacacacacaaacacacacagggttgGGGTTAAATACTACACTTGTAAACAATcacaaatcacatttttttttactatctTTGAGAGggcttttattgaaaataatcCATTTTACACTACCCCTTTAGCATGAACCCGATTATATCATGAACCATAAAACCAGGTGTGAGCCAACAGAGAGAactttaaagttgtgaggaccaaagAAAGGCCTCTCACTTCACAAAAACTTCTTCACATAAACACTTGTACTTATGTGTTACTAGTTATAGATTTATCATGCCTTATTTGATTAGCTTTGTTAAAGTTGATGTTAAATTTTCACATGACTACTAACTTTAGATGTTGCGACATCGTCTTTTTGAAACTTGTGGATCAACTCAATGCTTTGAACTTTTGGGCTGAAAATAATGTTTATGGGCTAGCTGAGTGCAGGAGGAGTTGTGCTTGGTGTTCAGTAATGTTaagattaatgtgtgtgtgtttgtgtgggtgtgtaggatctgaagcagcagaaccagtATCAGGTGTTTGAGCGGCAGCTGGACGAGAGTCGCTGTTCCATCATGGAGCTGCAAAGAGAAAATGCAGcactgaagaagcagctgaaggaaaagtataaatatatttattgttCATCAGTAAATATAGTTGCCAGAGTTTTCAGTTTATCCTTATTTGACTCTTGATTTTAGCTCCAATAGGATTGAAAGAAGCACAGAAAACATCTCTGATGATCCACCACAGTAAGAGTTAATAGATAACAGGTTATTGATAGTTTTACAGTGCTTGAAAGACCTTTTATACTGTAGAACTATTACTCACAATTCACAATAAATTATGGGGaattaacaaaaaacaaatttgaAAGGTCTTCATTTGGTTGTTCTAGTTGTCTGCTTCACTGCCACAGATCAGCCCAAAAGAGCCAAAATcttaaagagaaagaggaggaaagcaCAGAACTGCAGAAGAGAGAtgcacagctggaggaagaagcACAACGTCtaaaggaggaagtggagaaacTGAGGGTAGAgatggagaaactggaggagtCCCAGAAGcactgggaggagaggaaagaggaggaagtaAAACACGAGGAGGTGGATGAAAATAAGAGGAAggagaatgaggaagaggaaaggaggagggtggaggtggaggagataaAGAGGGAGCACAAAAAGGAGATGCAGAGTTTGGTGTCCGAATACAGCAGTGCCCAGACCCACCTGCAGGCTCGCATCGTAGCCTTGGAGAGCGAGTGAGTGCCAAATGATTGTAGTGGTTGGCGTGGCAGACGTGTTagagaaaagtgtgtttgtgtgttcctgCAGATTGCGTGAGCGGGAGGagcgctgcaggaggagggagccttggtctgaggagcagcagctggggaGGCTTCAGGAGCGACTGAGCGAGAGAGACCAGCTCATTAAACGATTATTGGTAAGAACTGTCGCCGCCCTGCTGGTGCTGTAGGCTGTTACAGCACTCCCTGCTCTCATTCCACTTTAAGGTGATTAGAAGTATAATCAGTCTTTTCACAAGGACATGTATTGGGTTGGCCACTGTTGTTTCAAAATGCAACAtgcacacaaatgtaaaaatgaagcTGATATTGAAACCTATTTTTTGTACTCGTTTCAGACAAATGTGCAACACAACAACTTACATATAACAACTTAGTGACAGACCCataaatacactgaaacatgaagaaacagaaaaatcagaaacATCTGCCCTCAATGGAAGTGTAAAGTCCTCTGAACAGATTCTGCAGAAGTGTTTTTCGGGTTGAAGGAGTTATTCCTGAAGGCAAAAATTGACATTTCAGATTCCTTCAAAGTACAACCATTTGTTTCAATAATCCATGGTCAggaattgaaataaatgtgcattAGCGAGGTTTGAAGTAGCAAGTCTCTTGTCCTTGTGTAGAGCTACAGTTTAACGCCTAGTCATCCCAATCTAAGTGTCAATAATTGACCATTTGAATTGTATGTGGAGAACCTACCCAGGAGAAACTAACCAGGAGAACCTGCCCAGGACAAACTATGGAGGAGAATCTGACCAGGAGAACATACACAGGAACACTTACCCAGGAGAACCTCCCCAGAAGAACCTCCCAAGGAGAACCTACCCAGGAGAAACTAGACATGGaagaacatgcacacaaaaaagCCCCTTGGAACTCTGGATCTTTTGCTGTGACGTGACAGTTCTGATCACTGCACTGACCTTTATGTTCTTCTCTATTTTAATGTAGTGTCTTTACTCATTTGAAAACTTTGTCAGCGCTGATGTATAAACACGCGCGTGTCCTCCTGTCAGCGCTGTCTGCATGCTAATGCAGCAGCACCGACCACGAAGAAAAGCCAATCAAAGCCTTCCTTCATCCTTCTCCCCTCCAGGAAGAGAggcatcagctgcagctccaccctcctGTTTCTGGGGACAACGGCACCCTCAGGTCCCGTGACAGCAAGTCCCGCCCTGGGAGCATTACGCCAACTATGAGGGTGAGTTTGCCTGTGTTTCTGGGGCACATGAAGCGTTCATCAAAACCCAGATTCCCTCCAGCCAGACGTGCTCATTGGGCCAGAGCCAGACTTCTCTCCTAACAGACTGCATCCGTCTGTGTCCCTCACACGGTCAGCCAAGACAGCCTAACATACAGTACATGATTGAAAGATGAAACAAATAATTTTTACCTTGTTTCATAACATGGAAactgaaaacatttaaattgtagagtgaagcagcagcagaggaagtgaaCATTATTCTTTAAACACTGTGCAGACAGCAAAAATGGCTCAAAAACCTCCCGATGTAATGACATAAACATGACGTTTCCACATTTAAATCCAGCACATCCTGTTTCTCATTGCAATTATattaaaactctgttcatatctCTAGTTGAACAATGCATTTTGTCTTTATGATGACCATAAACCTTCTCATTGATGCATTATAACTATACAAATAAGCATTTCACACAATTGCCGTCGTTTCTGAGAACAACCCAACAGCACCTGCAGTCAGTTGTGTTTCAATGTCATTTGTTGGGTTTTCAACTCTTCTGTGGTAGAATTCTTGATCAGTGCAGACTGACTGACTCCATATTGTTTTGTCACTGATAGAGGAAGCAGATGGACTCCCCTCCTGGTTCCAGTGCTGCTACTGGAGTCTTTCTGCCACACACCACCTCCACCCATCAGCACTCCTCATCCACCCTGCCCCACCACTCCAGCTCCCATCCTCACACATCCCCTCATtactccacctcctctcttccaCACAAGcacacctccctctccctcaaCCAGCAGTACTCCCCCTCCATCCTGCGCTCCTCTAGATCTCGGACCTCCTGCACCCCCCTCACCCCAGCACCCACGGCCCCGCTCCCCGTCTGCCCGTCTTCGGTTACAGGCATCCGTTATGTGTCACCTTCCAGCCATGAGCCATACGCGCACCTGCAGGCCCAGTCAGTCAGGTGAGAATAAGATTTGATTCTGAAATCTAAAACCATAAAtaggaaacagaaaacaacaagtattcaaatggaaaatatgtttatttaaatgtcggtgggttttaaaaaatgagctACGATAATTTGTGGTTACCACGAATGTTGTAATAGGATTCATTTCAATTATCTAGTCCTATTCTAAAAACGCCTGAGTTAGTAAATTAACTAAAATGTGGAGCACATACATGTAGCTGTGGTTGGGAAGGCTATTTTTAACACTGAAAATCCTGGAGAGATTGTTCCTGAAGCATCTCAAATCCAAGATCCACTGCTGTTTGGACACAAGGAGGGTGTGAAGGATGCATTCACTTCAGAAAAACATCCAGAGGCCATTGCTGAGGCGAAAAGTGGGGAAGGATCCTTCTGGATCCTTGGAACCATCATCTACAGACCCAGGAGATCAGATCCCATTATCGCTGTCACATGTTGTGATATGCAGCACCAGAGCTCCTCAGGGAATATTCTGtcaccttttcttttccctgtctACACCTCTGATttccaacacaacacaaacaattGCCAAGTGTGAGCTGCATTGATGGTGAGGAGGTAAGGAGGACCGTAACCAGGTGGAACGCTTTGTGATGTGTTGTGACATTAACAAAACTGAGGTGATGGTGGTTGACTactggcagaggaggagaccAATCACCATCTCAAGGAAGGAGGTTGAGACTGTTGCAACTACCTGGGCCGGCACCTCAACCACAAACTGGACTAGAAAGATAAGAGCAGCTGAGGTCATTTAGGGTGGTGACGGGAGAAGACAGGCTGAAGACGTTCATCAAGATGGCAGGTTCTGTGGTCAGAGCCAACTTAGCCTGGAGACAGTAGCAAAGAGGAGGCACATCAGAACACTGATCCATGGATGTGGCACCATCGTCCTTGGTTCGCTTTAATTTAAACTTAATTTGGTTTTAGTTGTTGCTGTTTCACACATCTGAATCTCTTAAGGTCTCAATCAATCAGAGAAAATctttaaatatacagtaaagCTAAATGGAAACCATAAGACAGAATTACGCTATTCAGAATAAGATATGTGCATTTCATTGATCATAATTGGATGTGACTGACAATATGTCAAAAAACAGAACTATTACATTAATCTTTTAGCTTTATTCCCACGTTCTTCCACAACTCTTACCTATGACTGCTGTCTTAAATACCCCTCTCCCTGGTTTCTAATCTGACATGATGCTCTGAATCTCAACATGAAAATGTATTATTCATTAGTTTTAAtaattaattgattttcttctcttgcAGGACTCCATGTTTGGAGCAGAAGGGGATGGAGGGGTTAAAACAGGAGTGGTTCACCAAATACTTCTCCTTCTGAgcacaagaaacaaaagaattcCAAACTACATTTAATCCTTTTTCAGTGCTTCTTGTACACATCTGTATGcttctcactcactcacacacacacacactcacacacacagttatggGCTCATCACCAGCAAGGCCATCTCAAGCATTGCCTCAAAGCTCAACCAAAAAGTGCTTCTCAGAAAAATGCCTGACCTCTTCTCAAAACCGCAGCCTGCCGGATCTTGTTTGTATAGTTTGAAATGTCTCCATTTTCAAGTGGTcttccttttaaaaacaaaaatgcatcTCTTCCTCTGAACTTGCCATTATATGATTACTTGCcaacatacattttttttaaaaatgtgtcccTTCAAGTTTGGAAGCATTCCACATATTCAACCAAGATCCTCATTACTATGGACAGACATAACTCACCAGACCAAAACGAAGCTTGTTTTAAAAAGTTGTATGATAATCTTAAAATactgaataaaatattttgtttttgtataTCAGTGTACTAAAGCTTCTTATATGTGAAACATGTAATTATATGTCCAGTCATGAAGATCCCAGGACTGTGTGTTTTTAGGTTAATCTCTTTCCATATTGGTTGTTTCCCCAGCATCAGCATCTCTTCTGTGAGCTGATAAACTGACAAATGGATCCAATTATAAAACTAtgacaagaaagaaaaatcatcaCAAATGCTAAGATGCTTGAAAACATAATTTGAAACTGGTTGTTTTAATAAACTTAAAGACAGTATGAATGTACATAAGTGACCTTAATAACTGCCCAGACAAGTAGATCAATGACTGCCAATAGAGGTCATCAAAAATAACATTATGTGTCAGAAGTCATCAATATTAACAGATCACCACCTAATTCAGCATGAGCATGAACAGCAGAGCAAACAGGGTGTGCACAGTGCTCTTGTACTACTGAAACATGGGGCAGTtctgcagcacctctgtggcAGAACTGTACTGGAGGACGTTGTTGCTGAAATGGGTGAGCGCCTCTTTCATCCTTTTGACACCCTTCCCTCGTGAGCTGCGGTACTTCATTAAAAGCAGCTTGGAGCACAGATAGTGGAGCCAAAGCACGTTGGTGTGGGGGTGGTAGTCAGACCAGTTGTTCCTGACATCACACAATAAGGAACAGTGTCACTCAAAACAACATACCGGATGCAAGGTCCAGTTTCACATACTGGTGtaatatgacatttttgacaATATTCTTAGAAAACTAAATAAAACTGACACTGTTTGACTGAAAAAATATAAATCTGTGTTGGTTGATTCCTTTTCTTTATCGGGAACATGAAGTGATACCGAATGAAAACACTGACCCGTTCTCTATTCTCATCAGTCTGTAGATATCAAATTGATAATCCCCCTGGCCCATGAAAATCTCCTCATCATTTGAGATGTCGCAGGATACCGTCAGGTCATCTGTGGGCAGCAGAGAACTGTCATCAGTACTTATGTGTTGCGTTTCCAAGACAACATTTCAAACTAAATTAAAAAGCCTGACCTATTTCCAGTCTGGACAGAGAGTAGTCAATGATGCGGACCAGCACCCCCATGGTTTCTACAGAGTGTTCTATTCCATTTAGAAGGAAGCTCCCCTTCTTTTGCTTGGTTGGTTTGACCAGCACGTTGCCCCAGTGGAGGTCCCTGCAAAAAACAGAACCAGGGAATAAAGTTGCTGTTACATGACACCGCACCCCTTAAAAATCCCACATTCATCATTCTGTGAGCACATTAGCAGCAATTCAACACGTTTGATTCTAAATGATTCAGGAACGATGTGACACTCCAGTtcactggggggaaaaaactatATACGGTACACACAACCACTCCCAGGAAAGCCAGCACAGGCACACATTTTTTAAGTTAATAGtttgcagagacagacagacagaacctGTGTTCGAAATGCAGCTCCTGCTCAGCCACAGCCAGGGCAGCAGTGACCTGATGAAGAATGCTTTTTGCCACTCCTACAGATGACAGCTTGACAAAAGGGAAAGATGGTTGAATGTGCAGCGAAATACAACACAGTGGATCCATAatctaaccctaaactaacccagGCTACTTTAGAAAGAACATGGTTCCATTAATAAATGCAGGATCCTGGCACTTATAAAATGAATGCCgagcagcttctgcagcctcCTTTTATCATTAACTTGTAATGAGTATTTTAATGTAAGCCTCTTCACCATTAATGTTTGAGGAAATGTGCTTTATATGGTGATTGTGCAAATGTAACAAAGTAAAGTTATGTAGCAACACATGAATATATGCAAATATGTTATTAGATGAGCCACCACACCGATGAGCCAAAATAGTAACTAGACTCAGCTTTAATGGATGAGAGTACCCCTACAGAAAATTCACTCATGGCTTTGCTTACTGTTCCATTACTGTTCTCCAGGTCAGCGCCTCCAAACTCAAACTCCAGGATTATGAATATTTGATCGTTTTCAAAGAAATCTGTCAAAAGAAGAAAACCTACTTGTTAACCTGAAACATATCACAGTCACCTTCAAAAATGTGGTTTTGGCTTTACAAAAAGTGAATTGTTAGGACATTCAGCATCATCCCTTTGACGTGAGCAGAGTTTGAAGCACTGAAACAGGTTCTGAACATTAATTTAAAACTCAAACAGACATTAAACAGATGGAGCTTGGCTCTCACTGACCTGGTCTGTCGTTCTCTGAACATTTCTCCAGGTCAAAA is a window from the Takifugu rubripes chromosome 17, fTakRub1.2, whole genome shotgun sequence genome containing:
- the fam184b gene encoding protein FAM184B isoform X2, translating into MMASGTSKAAQPPGLAGSAVNGTAADFPSIDQELYDYQMHNKMCKKIAQLTKVIYSLNMKNEEQEAALEALSYAHHEELHRILMETCHEGEGSALRTHLLELQASLEEQHRVGAQVQADFEFFRLQAEERERETEAELRRKFEERLQAAEEELQEAKVDISDAQEESLRLGKELEKAGEQIQELHAKCQELQKAVDEERHNKEEQRQREEEENKKEEKVEREREEWEERLKTLFEEVKALQEERDQIQEEKRIAVREEKEQWEQRLRDISKEKDDMRKRMESEWKQEQQRWEEREEEEKKGLHSALRERVKRAEAEVESHLERLAESKRNTVKLQERIQDLEEELELDRRRVSEAEGVAKCAEEELAVAKERLLLQEDELQSRADELLCRRSCELCVCAEVEELRSQVNRLQSRNRELELQSSGRNNDHARQIRQHAEALSSLRSEMVRAQTEELRRIQRHADDERDKLHKEMEKQREHLQKERDQEKERFEKDRNRLRRDREEEKEAMHKEVEDIKHCMRKEKEEEVDRLRKELEVERVRVRSQLDKSIEQVEAERANIQQKLEDEKRRLVEKAEEDRKRLKEQVRKAIEEVMRRHAAELHSLQEALSSEKKINQEVCERLEEERRSREELRGGLEKEIEELRTNLRDATNEVCRLESVMKQRDRKEKVASEAVSSCGPKCSRLEDELQQSRSRLARIQEEAERQRDRQQREITSLRADKHRLEEKVLEQSRLNAERSLLDQNQRHTEEQMRAECEDRLRAEFRIEMNAAMAESEQRWQGKEQELQSQISELQSQLSRQQSQAEKKKAAQGDDGHGNPEIDRLRKEVQDTKEINKKLRELLQEPQNQSLSAERHNHTVALQVLERQAKEDVLSERNRLQTMLQLELDKQRAELTQQHTEWSKQMTQRHMKQIEDLQDQLQAHTQMMALQQDLKQQNQYQVFERQLDESRCSIMELQRENAALKKQLKENSNRIERSTENISDDPPQSAQKSQNLKEKEEESTELQKRDAQLEEEAQRLKEEVEKLRVEMEKLEESQKHWEERKEEEVKHEEVDENKRKENEEEERRRVEVEEIKREHKKEMQSLVSEYSSAQTHLQARIVALESELREREERCRRREPWSEEQQLGRLQERLSERDQLIKRLLEERHQLQLHPPVSGDNGTLRSRDSKSRPGSITPTMRRKQMDSPPGSSAATGVFLPHTTSTHQHSSSTLPHHSSSHPHTSPHYSTSSLPHKHTSLSLNQQYSPSILRSSRSRTSCTPLTPAPTAPLPVCPSSVTGIRYVSPSSHEPYAHLQAQSVRTPCLEQKGMEGLKQEWFTKYFSF